One region of Vitis vinifera cultivar Pinot Noir 40024 chromosome 1, ASM3070453v1 genomic DNA includes:
- the LOC100243321 gene encoding glycerol-3-phosphate acyltransferase RAM2, with protein MAVTTFPTVDQCQSIGREKHTVVADMDGTLLIGRSSFPYFALVAFEGGGVLRLLFLLLASPLAGLLYYFVSESAGIQILIFVTFAGMKVSDIESVARAVLPKFYLSDLHPESWRVFSSCGKRCVLTANPRIMVEAFLKDFLGADLVLGTEIATYKGRATGFVCDPGVLVGKNKAYALNKTFGETQPEIGLGDRHTDFPFMASCKEGYIVAAKPEVKAVTSDKLPKPIIFHDSRLVQKPTPLTALLTLLWIPIGFALACLRIAAGSLLPMRIVYHAFWALGVRVSVKGSPPPVAKKSIGQSGVLFICSHRTLLDPIFLSAALGRPIPAVTYSVSRLSEFISPIKTIRLSRDRVKDAAMIKKLLEEGDLAICPEGTTCREPFLLRFSALFAELTDQLVPVAMMNRMSMFHGTTARGWKGMDPFFFFMNPSPAYEVTFLNKLPLELTCSSGKSSHEVANYMQRVIAATLSYECTSFTRKDKYRALAGNDGTVPKKPLLYPDKVMGC; from the exons ATGGCTGTAACTACCTTTCCAACTGTGGACCAGTGTCAATCCATTGGCCGAGAAAAGCACACTGTGGTTGCGGACATGGATGGAACCTTGCTTATTGGCAGGAGCTCCTTTCCTTACTTTGCTTTGGTGGCTTTTGAGGGGGGAGGTGTTCTAAGGCTGCTCTTCCTGCTCTTGGCTTCACCACTCGCTGGACTTCTTTACTATTTTGTGTCGGAGTCTGCAGGAATCCAgattctcatctttgtaacctTCGCTGGGATGAAGGTGTCAGACATTGAGTCAGTTGCACGTGCTGTGCTGCCCAAATTTTATTTGAGCGATCTCCATCCCGAGTCATGGCGGGTGTTCTCATCATGTGGAAAGCGTTGTGTTCTTACCGCAAACCCCAGGATAATGGTTGAGGCATTTCTGAAAGATTTTTTGGGAGCTGATTTAGTTTTGGGGACTGAGATAGCCACTTATAAGGGTAGGGCAACTGGGTTTGTTTGTGATCCAGGTGTACTTGTGGGCAAGAACAAGGCATATGCTCTCAACAAGACTTTTGGAGAGACCCAGCCTGAGATTGGGCTGGGTGATCGTCACACTGATTTTCCCTTCATGGCTTCATGCAAG GAGGGCTATATTGTGGCAGCCAAACCAGAGGTTAAGGCGGTAACAAGTGACAAGCTTCCCAAGCCCATCATCTTCCACGACAGCCGCCTCGTCCAAAAGCCAACTCCTCTCACGGCACTCCTCACCCTTCTCTGGATCCCCATAGGCTTCGCACTCGCATGCTTGCGAATCGCCGCTGGCTCACTCCTCCCCATGCGCATTGTCTACCACGCTTTCTGGGCACTGGGTGTCCGAGTCTCCGTCAAGGGTTCCCCACCTCCTGTTGCCAAAAAGTCAATAGGCCAGTCAGGCGTGCTATTCATCTGCTCCCACCGAACCCTCCTTGACCCAATATTCCTCTCCGCAGCGCTCGGCCGTCCCATTCCTGCAGTCACGTACTCCGTCTCCCGCCTCTCCGAGTTCATCTCCCCTATCAAAACCATTCGCCTAAGCCGAGATCGAGTCAAAGACGCAGCCATGATAAAGAAACTGCTTGAAGAAGGTGACCTAGCTATTTGCCCCGAAGGAACCACTTGCCGTGAGCCTTTCCTTCTCAGGTTCTCAGCATTGTTTGCTGAACTGACTGACCAGCTTGTTCCAGTGGCTATGATGAACCGCATGAGCATGTTCCATGGAACAACAGCAAGAGGGTGGAAAGGGATGGacccatttttcttcttcatgaatCCAAGCCCAGCGTATGAGGTAACGTTCTTGAACAAGCTGCCCCTGGAACTTACTTGCAGTTCGGGGAAATCTAGCCATGAGGTGGCCAACTACATGCAGAGGGTGATTGCTGCCACTCTTTCCTATGAATGCACTAGCTTTACCAGGAAAGATAAGTACCGAGCACTCGCTGGAAATGATGGGACCGTGCCCAAAAAACCTCTGCTATATCCCGACAAAGTCATGGGATGCTGA